One window of Curtobacterium sp. 458 genomic DNA carries:
- a CDS encoding Sec-independent protein translocase TatB, whose product MDVDKIVVILVIAAFCLGPQRLVGYSRQLAVVVRRVRDWADTTKAEIEQETGVDIDWSDLDPRRYDPRRIIRDALTEPLDARRSESAVEPRTAAVRPAAGEAPGR is encoded by the coding sequence GTGGACGTCGACAAGATCGTCGTCATCCTGGTCATCGCCGCGTTCTGCCTCGGCCCGCAGCGACTCGTCGGGTACTCCCGGCAGCTCGCGGTGGTCGTCCGGCGGGTCCGTGACTGGGCCGACACGACGAAGGCGGAGATCGAGCAGGAGACCGGCGTCGACATCGACTGGTCCGACCTCGACCCACGTCGGTACGACCCGCGGCGGATCATCCGGGACGCCCTGACGGAGCCGTTGGACGCGCGTCGGTCCGAGTCGGCGGTCGAGCCGCGGACGGCCGCGGTCCGCCCCGCGGCGGGCGAGGCGCCCGGTCGCTGA
- the hisD gene encoding histidinol dehydrogenase, giving the protein MQLSSRFTTRNADRFRFVKAPGVDTPPAQRDPAVIETVSRMLSEIERGGMDAIARYAKELDRQDAPVELTAAQIAASGDRLAPELREAIELGSARTKQFAAMQREHLADFEAELVDGLVVGQRYVPVGSVGAYLPAGRFPLTASAFMTVGVAKVAGVPSVVACTPPQPDGGANDAVTYAAHLSGVDRLFVLGGVQALAAMAFGLLDTDLDPVDMIVGAGNAYVAEAKRQLFGTVAIDLLAGPSEVAVIADDSADAETVAADLLGQAEHGPNSPAALVTTSERLAHEVVAAVERQLPTLSTNAICGPAWRDHGSVVLVPTREDAVLVMDEFAPEHLEVQTTEDDWYHDHLTNYGSLFLGRWSTVAYSDKGMAGTNHTLPTAGGAKHSAGLSVSRYLKPLTYQRIAREATPAVAHAVDVISASEGMSAHRATATMRLDAYAPVTATTD; this is encoded by the coding sequence ATGCAGCTCTCCTCCCGCTTCACCACCCGCAACGCCGACCGCTTCCGGTTCGTCAAGGCCCCCGGCGTGGACACCCCGCCCGCCCAGCGCGACCCGGCGGTCATCGAGACGGTCAGCCGCATGCTCTCGGAGATCGAACGCGGTGGCATGGACGCCATCGCCCGGTACGCGAAGGAGCTCGACCGCCAGGATGCGCCGGTGGAACTGACCGCGGCGCAGATCGCCGCGAGCGGTGACCGCCTCGCGCCGGAACTCCGCGAAGCCATCGAGCTCGGGTCCGCCCGCACGAAGCAGTTCGCCGCGATGCAGCGCGAGCACCTCGCGGACTTCGAGGCCGAGCTCGTCGACGGGCTCGTCGTCGGCCAGCGCTACGTCCCGGTCGGCAGTGTCGGAGCGTACCTGCCGGCCGGGCGCTTCCCCCTCACCGCGAGCGCGTTCATGACGGTCGGCGTGGCGAAGGTCGCGGGCGTCCCCTCGGTCGTCGCGTGCACCCCGCCGCAGCCGGACGGCGGTGCGAACGACGCGGTCACGTACGCGGCGCACCTGTCCGGCGTCGACCGGCTGTTCGTGCTCGGGGGCGTCCAGGCGCTCGCCGCGATGGCGTTCGGCCTGCTCGACACCGACCTCGACCCGGTCGACATGATCGTCGGTGCCGGCAACGCCTACGTCGCCGAGGCCAAGCGGCAGCTGTTCGGCACCGTCGCCATCGACCTGCTCGCCGGACCGAGCGAGGTCGCGGTCATCGCGGACGACTCGGCCGACGCGGAGACCGTCGCCGCGGACCTCCTCGGACAGGCCGAACACGGTCCGAACTCGCCGGCAGCGCTGGTGACGACGTCCGAGCGGCTCGCGCACGAGGTCGTCGCGGCGGTCGAACGACAGCTCCCGACGCTGTCCACGAACGCGATCTGCGGCCCGGCCTGGCGCGACCACGGCTCGGTCGTGCTGGTACCGACCCGCGAGGACGCCGTCCTCGTGATGGACGAGTTCGCCCCGGAGCACCTCGAGGTGCAGACCACCGAGGACGACTGGTACCACGACCACCTCACGAACTACGGCTCGCTGTTCCTCGGCCGCTGGAGCACGGTCGCGTACTCCGACAAGGGCATGGCCGGGACGAACCACACCCTGCCGACCGCCGGGGGCGCGAAGCACAGCGCCGGCCTCTCGGTGTCCCGCTACCTCAAGCCCCTGACCTACCAGCGCATCGCCCGCGAGGCCACGCCCGCGGTCGCCCACGCCGTCGACGTCATCTCGGCGAGCGAGGGCATGAGCGCCCACCGCGCCACCGCCACGATGCGGCTCGATGCGTACGCTCCCGTCACCGCGACCACCGACTGA
- a CDS encoding APC family permease: MTTEHHPSPAAPGLKRELKVADAAAFSVGLIGPVGVMALLGAGAAGILGRGATWAFVFALVAVSLVAYGFVKLSRHIAHTGSVYATVGLTLGARAGFVAGWALFFAYVTIGAGSGIEISLFVTQLLNDVGLAVQPDWIWITIVALAVVVLLGRREVHVITRSLLYAELIGAVLVTILNVVVLVRLGVGAAPAGRHLSWDFLELPSGTDVGLIAGAAVFGFLAFAGFEGAATLGEETSNPKRDIPKALKIAIVVVGAFYLLSIVAQSLGYGTSAAGVKQFAGSAAPYGDLARTYVGSWLADLLTLAAVVSLFAIFLGTLSGASRVLFALSRDTGIARPIAKLSPQGSPVNALSVVAVVVVLVVIGERLTGAAVLDATYWALTVGTIALLVAYVLATVGAVRFLFFSHRTDTPKWQIVVPVLALALVLYTIYKNAVGLEAPYSWFPYIVAVWLLIGLAITFRRGLVGRVGAALAASTGDGLEAPPAATDGGSPRRAHTSRDDEDVVL, encoded by the coding sequence ATGACCACCGAGCACCACCCCTCCCCAGCCGCCCCCGGCCTGAAGCGCGAACTCAAGGTCGCCGACGCCGCAGCGTTCTCCGTCGGTCTGATCGGACCCGTCGGCGTCATGGCACTCCTCGGCGCCGGTGCCGCGGGCATCCTCGGCCGCGGCGCCACCTGGGCCTTCGTGTTCGCCCTCGTCGCGGTGTCGCTCGTCGCGTACGGCTTCGTGAAGCTCTCCCGGCACATCGCCCACACCGGCTCGGTCTACGCGACGGTCGGCCTCACGCTGGGAGCCCGGGCCGGGTTCGTCGCCGGCTGGGCGCTGTTCTTCGCGTACGTGACCATCGGCGCGGGCTCCGGCATCGAGATCAGCCTGTTCGTCACGCAACTGCTGAACGACGTCGGGCTCGCCGTGCAGCCGGACTGGATCTGGATCACGATCGTCGCGCTGGCCGTCGTCGTCCTGCTCGGTCGCCGCGAGGTGCACGTCATCACCCGGTCGCTCCTCTACGCCGAGCTCATCGGCGCGGTGCTCGTCACGATCCTCAACGTCGTCGTGCTCGTGCGCCTCGGTGTCGGGGCGGCGCCGGCAGGGCGACACCTCAGCTGGGACTTCCTGGAACTCCCGAGCGGCACAGACGTCGGCCTCATCGCCGGCGCCGCGGTCTTCGGGTTCCTCGCGTTCGCCGGCTTCGAGGGCGCCGCCACCCTCGGCGAGGAGACGAGCAACCCGAAGCGGGACATCCCGAAGGCCCTGAAGATCGCGATCGTCGTCGTCGGTGCGTTCTACCTCCTCTCGATCGTCGCGCAGTCGCTCGGCTACGGCACCTCCGCCGCAGGGGTGAAGCAGTTCGCGGGCTCCGCCGCGCCGTACGGCGACCTCGCCCGCACGTACGTCGGCAGCTGGCTCGCCGACCTGCTCACCCTCGCCGCCGTGGTCAGCCTGTTCGCGATCTTCCTCGGCACGCTCTCCGGGGCGTCGCGCGTCCTCTTCGCGTTGTCCCGGGACACCGGGATCGCCCGTCCGATCGCGAAGCTGTCGCCCCAGGGCTCGCCGGTGAACGCGCTGAGCGTCGTCGCCGTGGTCGTCGTCCTGGTCGTGATCGGCGAGCGGCTCACCGGGGCCGCCGTGCTCGACGCCACCTACTGGGCGCTGACGGTCGGGACGATCGCGCTGCTCGTCGCCTACGTCCTCGCGACCGTCGGCGCCGTCCGGTTCCTGTTCTTCTCGCACCGGACCGACACCCCGAAGTGGCAGATCGTCGTGCCGGTGCTCGCGCTGGCGCTCGTGCTCTACACGATCTACAAGAACGCCGTCGGACTCGAGGCCCCCTACAGCTGGTTCCCGTACATCGTCGCGGTCTGGCTGCTCATCGGGCTCGCGATCACGTTCCGCAGGGGACTGGTCGGACGGGTCGGCGCCGCGTTGGCAGCCTCGACGGGGGACGGCCTGGAGGCGCCTCCCGCAGCGACCGACGGCGGCTCGCCCAGGCGGGCGCACACGTCCCGCGACGACGAGGACGTGGTCCTGTGA
- a CDS encoding nitrilase-related carbon-nitrogen hydrolase, with translation MTRVAAVQLAPVVGDLAANAATVGAALAAVPDDVDVVVLPELATSGYVFRDAAEARSCAVPATDATVTGWATTASRLAGGAGGVVVGGFAELGEDDVVYNSAAVVDASGVLGVYRKVHLWDGEKACFTAGDQPPLVVDTPHGRIGVAICFDMEFPEWTRLAALDGAELLAVPTNWPWVDRPEGERAPEVQIAMAAARVNRMAIACADRCGTERGVDWNEGTSIVDADGWVRAATGPGAGMVVADLDLAAARDKTLSPVADLFGDRRPDLYGPLGRP, from the coding sequence GTGACCCGCGTCGCCGCGGTCCAGCTCGCGCCCGTCGTCGGCGACCTCGCCGCGAACGCGGCGACCGTCGGGGCGGCGCTCGCCGCCGTGCCGGACGACGTGGACGTCGTCGTCCTGCCCGAGCTCGCCACCAGCGGCTACGTGTTCCGGGACGCCGCGGAAGCACGCTCCTGCGCCGTCCCCGCGACCGACGCGACCGTCACGGGGTGGGCGACCACTGCCTCCCGGCTGGCCGGCGGAGCCGGAGGGGTCGTCGTCGGCGGCTTCGCCGAACTCGGCGAGGACGACGTCGTGTACAACTCGGCCGCCGTCGTCGACGCGTCGGGAGTCCTCGGCGTGTACCGCAAGGTGCACCTGTGGGACGGCGAGAAGGCCTGCTTCACGGCGGGGGACCAACCACCGCTCGTCGTCGACACCCCGCACGGACGGATCGGCGTCGCGATCTGCTTCGACATGGAGTTCCCGGAGTGGACCCGCCTCGCGGCCCTCGACGGAGCGGAACTGCTCGCGGTCCCGACGAACTGGCCGTGGGTGGACCGTCCTGAGGGGGAGCGGGCTCCCGAGGTGCAGATCGCGATGGCCGCGGCACGGGTGAACCGGATGGCCATCGCGTGCGCGGACCGGTGCGGCACCGAGCGGGGCGTCGACTGGAACGAGGGGACCTCGATCGTCGACGCCGATGGGTGGGTGCGCGCCGCGACCGGCCCGGGAGCGGGGATGGTCGTCGCCGACCTCGACCTCGCCGCCGCACGGGACAAGACGCTCAGCCCCGTCGCGGACCTCTTCGGGGACCGGCGGCCAGACCTCTACGGGCCGCTCGGTCGTCCGTGA